The Pigmentiphaga aceris DNA segment CCACGCCGATCGGGCCGCCATCGGCAGGCATTTCGGCCAGTTGCTTGCCGCTGGTGGCGTCCAGCACCACGACACGGCTACCCGGGTTGGTCGACTTGAAGCCCGGGATCGACTTTTCCTGATAGCTGCGGATGTTGGCCGCGCCCTGGTCGGTCACGAAAATACGGTTGGTCGCCGGATCGAACACCAAGTTCATCGGTTGTTCGATGCCGGTGTTCACGCGCTTGGCAACCTGCAGCGTGCGCGTGTCGATGGTCACCACTTCGCCCAGCAGATTGGACGTGAACAGACGGCCGCCAGCGGCGTCCAGCACCAGGCCCGGGGCCTTGGCACGGCCCAGGCCTTCAATCGTCTTCTCGACGGCCAGGGTGCGGGTGTTCACCACGAACATCACGCTGCCGTCGCCGGAATGGCCGGTGACGTACAGACGCTGGTTGGCCTGATCGACCACCAGTTCACGCAGATCATGCGTGTAGCGTTCCTTGCCGTCGGCACCCTTGGTCTTTTGCTGCAACTGGACCACACCGATGACCTTGTTGGCGTTCAGATCAACGACCGTGACCGAGGTGTCCACGGTATTGCCAACGTAAAGGCGGCCTGCGGCATCATCCAATGCCACGCCAAAGCCCTTGCGTGCCAGCGGGATTTCACCTTCCACTGCCAGGGTTTGCGGATTCAGGCGCAAGACCTTGGAGGCGTCAGCGGTCGCGCCGAAACCACCCGACGACGCCACGAACACGGCGTTCAGGCGCGGGCTGTAGGCCAGTTCGTACAGGCCTTGTGCCAGCGTCTGACGCTGAACCTGCGCAGCAACCGGCGCGGTCAGCGCCGTGTCGCTGGCTTGCTTGGGCGGCACCTGAGAGCAAGCGCCCAGTGCAATGGCAAGTGCGATGGCGGTAAGCGGGGTTTTCCAGTGAATCATCGGGTGCAGCCTGTCGGGGGGAATGAACAAGACGACGAAGATAACCGATTCACGAATGAAAATCAGTCGCACTTCGAAACGAAGTGCCGGATGCGGTGGGCGTGCGTGCAGAATTCACTATTTGCGCGATTTACAGGTTCGGATCGCCGGGCACTTTAAGATAGAGGGCACGGCCTGCCGATCATGGCCTGCGGCGCACCCTGTGCGTCAGCAACCGGACCGGGACTGTCGTCATCAACTTCCCCTTACAAGCACTCATGCCCGATATCGCATCCGAACCGACCGAGCCAGCCATGCACGAGACGGAGCGCGACAAACCTGCGGCTGCGGAACGTTCATCGCTGTTCATCGGCTCCGCAGAAAAGACCTTCCAGGTTCTGCAAGCCTTCGATGGTCCACAGCGTCACATGACCTTGGCCGATATCGCGCGTGCAGCGGGTCTGGATCGCAGCGCCACGCAGCGTGTCGTCTACACGCTGGAAACGCTGGGTTATCTGCGACGCATCCGGGGCACGCGCAACTACGGCCTGACGCCGAAGGTGCTGCAGTTCTCGTACAACTACATCTGTGCCAACGAGTTGATCGACAAAGCCTCGCCGTATCTGCTGGATGTCAGCCGGACGCTGGGTGAGACTTCCAACCTGCAGGAACTCGACGGCAACGAAGTGGTGTTCACGGCGCGCTTTCCGGGGCGTCACATGGTGAACATCAACATCGTGGTCGGCAGCCGGCTGCCTGCGCTGTTCACGGCATCGGGCACGGTGATTCTTTCCGGGCTGCCCGAAGCGCGCCGCCACGAAATTCTGGCGGCTACCGATCTGACACCGGTCACGCCGTACACCGTGACATCACCCGAAGCCTTGCTGCGCCGAATCAATGTCGCGGCCGAGAAAGGCTACGCGATGTGCGTGAACGAGACCGTGCTGGGCGATATCTGTGTGGCCGCGCCGATCACCGATCAGCATGGCATGGCGATCGCCGCGATCAATGTGTCGGTGCCCACCACTCGCTGGACGCCGGAGAGCGCGGAAGCCGAATTGGTGCCTCATGTGCAGGTGGCGGCTACCCGGATTTCACAGGCGAAGATCGCGACGGCCTCGTTCTTCTGATCGGGCACCGATTCGCCGTGACCAGCCGCGCCACAGTCACCGCCTGAGAGGCGCTGACTTTACAAGCGCGCCAACCGCTGCCGGTAATCTTCTGACAGCGCGGATTCGCCCAACTGTCTGGCAGCGGGCACGCCCAGCAGGCGCAAGGCTGTCTCGAATTCCTCGCGCAGGATCTGCAGCACGTCGGCCACGCCCTGGGGGCCGGTCGCCGCCAAACCGAACAAGGGCGCACGCCCCAGCAGCACGGCCTTGGCACCCAGCGCGCGCGCCTTGGCAATGTCATCGCCACGGCGAATACCGCCGTCGACCAGGATGTCGAGCTTGTCGCCCACCGCATCCACCACGGCCGGCAGCACTTCCAGGGGACTGGGCGCGCTTTCCAGTTGCCGGCCACCGTGGTTGGACAGGACCACCCCATCGGCTCCGTAACGCAGCGCCAACTGCGAATCCGCCACCGACAGCACCCCCTTGATCAGCACCGGACCACGCCAGTGCGAACGCATCCAGGCAATGGCATTCCAGTCGAGCGACATGTCCATCTGGCGGCTCATCAGCGCAGCCTGCGCCTGCATGCTGACGGGCACGTCTGCACTGTGCGCCAGGTTCACCAGCTGAGGCGAACCGCCCTGGCGCAGCATGCGCACGCACCAGCGTGGGTGCGTGGCCACATCCATCACCAAACGTGGCGTGATGCGCAGCGGCATCTTGAAGCGGTTGCGGACATCATGGTCGCGCTTGCCATGCACCATGGTGTCCACCGTCAGCATCAAGGTGGAAAACCCCAGCGCCTGGGCACGCCGCATCATGTCTTCGGCAATGCGGCGGTCCTGCTGCACATACAGCTGCAACCACAGATCGCCCGCGGTCGCGGCGCGCACATCTTCCAGCAAGGACGTAGACGCCGTGGACATGGCAAACGGCAGCCCCGCCGCATGCGCTGCCCGCGCCAAGGTTTCTTCGGCCTGTGGCCAATACAGCCCGTTCAGGCCGGTGGGCCCCACCACGGCGGGCATGCTTTGCACCTGACCGAACAGGCTGACGGTGGCATCGACGGTGCTTACGTCACGCAAAATGCGCGGGTTGAACAACAGTTGTTCGTAGGCGGCCAGATTGCGCGCCAGGCCGCGCCCGTCTTCCGCGCCGCCGTCCAGGTAGTCAAACGCAAAACGCGGCAGGCGGCGGCGCGCCAGCGCGCGATAGTCTTTGATGGCAGGAAGCATCAGCGTGGCCTGTTCGCCCCAAGGGGCCGACGCCCGTTTTCAAGGGGCGATGAACATAATGAACGTGGGGGCATTTCCATCCTGGCGGTGCTCGTCAGCCTAGACTTCCGAGATCGCCAGTTGCTTCTGCAATTCCACCCGCAGCTTGGCTTCCAGTTCCGGCGCCGCCTGCACCAGCGGTGCCAGCATGCGCGGCGCGTCCACACCGATCATGTCCATCACCGACTTCATCGGCCCCGGATTGGTTTCCGAGAAGGCCAGGTTCATCAGCGGGATCAGCGCACGGTGCGCAGCCAATGCATCGACCGTGCGGCCGGCGACCGCCAGATCGTAGATATTGCGCCAGGCTCTCGGCAGCAGGCTGGCCGTGACCACGATGCCGCCGCGTGCGCCGGCCGCCAGGTGCAGCGGGAACAGCGAATCTTCGCCGCTCAGGACCGCGAACGAATCGTCCACACCCGCCATCACCTGCAGAAAGTGGTACATGTCGGTGTTGCACGCCTTCATGCCGATGATGTTCTCGTGGCGCGACAATTCGTGCAGCAAGGCGGGGTTGATCGCCACCCGCGTGCGGTACGGAATTTCGTAGATCAGGATCGGCAGCGGCGACGAATCGGCATAACGCAGGAAGTAGTCGCGCACCCCTTGCTGCGTGGGGTTGGTGTAGTAGGGCGTGAGCACCATCAGCGCATCCACACCCACGTCGGCAAAGGCCTGGCCGGCTTGCATGGCGTCGTGGAATCCGGGGTCCAGCACACCTGGAATCACCGGCACTTTGCCATCGACTGCCTTCACGCAAGCGGCTGCCATCTTCACGCGCTCGGCACGCGACAAGGACCCATATTCACCCGTGCCGCCCAAGGGCACGATGCCATCGACACCCTGCTTGAGCAGGTAGGCAATCAGCGCCTCGGTGGCCGCGACATTGATCGTGTCGTCGGCGTTGACGGGCGTGGGAATGGCGGGAAGAACTCCGCGCAGACGGCTTGCATCCATGGAAAATCCTTGGGGGTGATGTCAGGGTTTCGTGCGGTGGTGCGAAGGCAATGCTTCAGGGGTCGATCACGGCATGGCGCACCCTCGGGCGTGGCAATAAGTCGTGGTGCCATTCATGGCGCGGATTCCTTTCATTGCGCAGCACTGCGACGACGCAGACGATCCGCCGTCCAGATCAAAGCCGCCACAAACACGAACAGGCAGGTCGATACCGCGGCAATCACAGGCGAAATCTGCAGGTTCACTTCATCCCAGAACTGCTTGGGCAGGGTCGCATTCAAGCCGCCCGAGGCGAACAAGGAAATCGTCAACTCATCGAAGGACGTGGCGAACGCAAACAGGAAGGACGACAGCAAACCTGCAATCAGAATCGGGAAGGTGACGTGACGCAGCACCTGACTGGGTCGTGCACCCAGGCTTTGTGCAGCCAGGTCCAGGCGCGTGTCGTAGTTGCGCAGCACGGCCATCATGGTCATCACGACATAGGGCACGGCGATCACCGTGTGGCCAAGCGTCAGGCCCAGCGTGGTACCGGCCAGCCCTACCTTCGAGAACATGTAGAACATGCCGACTGCGATGATCATGCGCGGCACGATGATGGGCGACAGCACAAAGGCCAGCATCAAAGACTTGCCACGCATCTTGGCGCGCACCAGCAGGAATGCGGCGGGCGTACCGATGAACATGGCCAGCAGTCCAGACCCGATGCCCACGATCAAGGAGCGTGTCAGCGCCTGCATCCACAGCGGCGATTCCAGCACCTGCTGGTACCACAGGAACGAGAAGCCGCGCGGCGGCCAGTTCAAACCCGACGACCCGGCAAACGACAGCGGAATCATCAGGATGGTGGGCAGGCTCAGGAAGGCCAGAATCGCCAGCACCACCATCAGCAGGCCACGCGACTGACCAGGTTCACGACGGCCACGGCGACGCTTCGGCAGCAAGGATGCCAAGCCATCGGATACCTTGGCCAGCACGTTCAGTACGCCTTCGCTCAAGGCCACTGCCCAGCGGCTGCGCGCACGCGGTCCACGATCATCGGCCACCGTGCCGGTGATCGACGACAGTCCCAGCACGCGGTCATACACCGCAAACACTGCCCCCACTACGATCAGCAGAAAGACCGAGATTGCGCCGGCGAAGCCCCAGTTCAGGGTCTGCTCGACCTGCACGATGATGATCTGCGCGATCATGGTTTCGCGACGACCACCCAGCAGCGCCGGGAAGATGAAGAAGCCCAGCGCAGTCACGAACACCATGATGGATGCGGCCGCGACACCCGGCATCGACAACGGGAAATACACCCGCCAGAACGCCGAGCCAGGACGCGCACCCAGGGTGAGTGCTGCACGCGGCAGGCTGCGGTCGATGTTCTCCATGACTGACAACATGGTCAGCACGGCCAGCGGCATCAGCGCATGCACCATGCCCACCATGGTGCTGCCGAAGGTGTAGAGCATGGTGATGGGCGCATCCACAATGCCCAGCGCCAACAACAACTGGTTGACCACGCCATTGCGGCCCAGCAGCACGATCCACGCAAACGCGCGCACCAGGAAACTGCTCCAGAACGACAGCAGCACCCAGAACAGCAGACCGCCCTTCTTCTGCTGCGGCCACGATGAAATCAGATAGGCCACCGGATAGCCTGCGATCACCGCAAACAGGGTGGTCCAGAACGCGATCTTCAGCGTGATCAGCAAGACATTCAGATAGACCGAGGACGAGAACAGCTGCATGTAGGACGCCATGCTGAACTCGCCGCCCTTCTGCACGCTGAGCAACAGCAGCTGGGCAACCGGATACACCAGCAAAGACAGCAGCAGCACCACCAGCGGTGCGCCCAGCATCACGTTGCGGAAGGTGGTGCGACGCGCCACGCGCGCAGACGGATTGACAATGGCGTTCATGCGCCTACTCCGCAATCGCCACTGCATCGGCAGGTTGCCAATGCAGTGACAAGGTGTCGCCCACACGATAGGAATCTGCCTGTCGCGAGGTCGGCAAGGCAACAGTGATGGGCGTGTCACCGGCAAACGGTGCGCTCAGATAAAGCTTGGTCAAGCTGCCCGTGATCATCACGTCGACGACCGTCGCAGACAGGCCGGGCATGTCTACGGACGGTGTGCGCGACAGGTGCAGATTCTGCGGGCGCACCATCACGCGCACCTTCTGGCCAACGGTCAGCGGACGACCATCGGCTGCGGTCTTTGCAGGCACGCGCCCCTGGTCGAGCATCACGCCGATGGTGTCTGCGCCGACGGAGGAAATAGTGGCTTCGAACAGGTTGGACTCACCCAGGAAGTCGGCCACGAACAAGGTGCGCGGGTTGAAGTACAGGTCCCCCGGCGTGCCCAGTTGTTCGATGCGTCCGCCATTCATCAGGCAGATGCGATCGGACATGGTCATCGCTTCCTCCTGATCGTGCGTGACATACACGATGGTGGTGCCAAGCTCGCGGTGAATGCGCTTGATCTCAAGCTGCATGTGATCACGCAGCTTCTTGTCGAGCGCGCCCAGCGGTTCGTCCATCAGGATGATGGACGGCCGATAGACCATGCAGCGGGCCAGTGCAATTCGTTGCTGCTGGCCGCCGGAAAGCTCTTTCGGAAAACGCTTGCCCAGGTGCGGCAGGCGCACCAGTTCGAGCGCTTCCTGTGCTTGTTTGCGCGCCTGCTCCGGCGCGATATTGCGCATCTTCAATGGGAACGCGATGTTCTCTTCCACCGTCATGTGGGGGAACAGCGCGTAGTTCTGGAACACGACCCCGATGTCGCGCTCGTAAGGCGCGACATAGGTCACATCGGCACCATTGATGAGCATCTGCCCCTGGTCCGGCTGGGCCAGGCCTGCAATCAGGCTCAGCAGCGTCGTCTTGCCCGAGCCCGACGGTCCGAGCAAGGTCAGGAATTCGCCTTGGGCGACGTCCAGGTCGATAGGTGCAAGTGCCACGAAATCGCCGTAGCGCTTGGACAGACCGGAGATCTTCAGATTGGAAGAAGGCATGTGCTCACGTAAATCAATGGTCGAAGAAAGTGCGCCGGCAAGGCGCGGGGTCGCGGTGTTTCAGCGCCTTATTTCAGAACCCAGTCGTTAAAACGCTCGATCACCGCCGCCTGGTTTTCCAACCAGTAACGTGCATCGATCTGCAGGCCGTTCTTCATGTTGTCGGGGTTGGTCGGGCTGTTCTTGGCCACGGCCGGATCGACGTACTGCAAGGCACCCGGATGCGTGAAACCAGCGGGATAGAACTCGGCCTGAATGGCCTGGCGCTTCGGGTCCGAGGCATACACGATGAACTCTCGGCAAGCGTCGGCGTTGGGCGTACCGGCCAGAATCGACCAGTTGTCCACGCCCCAGAGGTTCTGGTTCCAGACGATGGAAATGTCGGCACCCTTGCCCATGGCTTGCTGCGGACGCGACACCCAGGTGGCAACCATGTCGACTTCGCCCGACATCAGCATCTGTTCGACCTGCGCACCCGAGTTCCACCACACGTCGATCTTCGGCTTGATCTTGTCCAGGCTGGCAAACGCACGATCACGATCGATCGGGTAGACCTTGTCGGTGGGCACGCCCGCGCCCATCAGCGCTTCTTCCATGGTGTCGAACGGGTGCTTGCGCAGCGAACGACGACCCGGGAAGTCGTTCACATTCCAGAAGTCAGCCCACGACTGCGGTGCTTTCTTGCCCTTGAAGGCCTCGTTGCGATAGGCCAGCACGGTGGTGTAGACGTTGGTGCCCACGCCATACGGCGACATGTACTTGGCAGGAATGTCGGCCACGCCGGGTTGCGATTCCAGGCCGTGCTTTTGCAGATACTGCTTCTCGCCGCTGGTCAGGATCAGGATCGCGGGCTGGCTGATCTTGGCCATGTCCCAGGTGTAGTTGCCCGTCTCGACCATGCCCTTGATCTGCGCCGTCGGTTCCGCATTGGCCTGCACCGGCACGACCTGAATGCCGGTCTTTTCCGTGAAGGGCTTGTAGAACGCCTTGGCGTAGGCCTGGCTGTAGATGCCACCGTCGTCACGGATGACGATGCGCTTGGTGGCGGCGCGCGACGGTGTCCAGATGGCGGGCGCGATCAGCGCGGTTGCGCCGGCGGCAGCCGCCTTCAGCAGACTGCGTCGCGAGATGGGGGCGTTGAACGAAGACGTCATGATGGCTCCTGGGGTCGTGGTAGGGGCAGACAGAGAGACGAGCGATACACAGCGGCGAACAGCACTGGCAGATGGCACCCCATGCTTGCCGCAGCATGAAGGTGCTGGTTGTCTTCAGGTGGTCCGCAACGCAGCGCCGTGCATCGCGGCCACCGGCGGATCATTCGGGTGGCAGCACACGTCCGGGGTTGAACAAACCATGCGGATCGATCGCGCGTTTGACGGCATGCATCAGCTGCAGCTCGGCCGCAGGCTTGTAGTGCGCCATCTCGCCGATCAGCGTCTGACCAATGCCGTGCTCGGCGCTGAAGGTGCCGCCAAGTTCGTGCGACACCTCGTTGACCACGTGACGCACGTGATGCGCCATGGCGGTCTTGTCGGCAACCGCATCCCACTGATCGAAGCTGAAGAACGGGATGAAGTGCGCGTTGCCGTCGCCCATGTGGGCCACGACCGCCACCGGCATGTCGGGCACGATCTTGTGCACGGCGGCCGTGGCGCGCGCAATGAATTCGGCCACTTTGGAGACTGGCACCGCGCAGTCGGTCGTCAGGCCAACGCCTTCTTTCTTGTTCGCTTCCGACACGCTGTGACGCAGCTCCCACAGCGTGGCGCGCTGCGCATGGTTGGCAGCGATTACCGCATCGCGCACCCACTCGCGCGCCATGGCTTGCTCCAGCACCTGCTGCAAGCGGGTGTCCAGCGCCTCGGCGCTGCCGGTGTCAGACAGCTCGATCAGCACATGCCAGGGGTGTTTGCCAGTCAACGGATTGCGGCGTCCCGGCATGTGTTGCAACACGTTGTCGAGTTGCTGTGCATTGATCATTTCATAGGCCGACATCTGCGCGCTGCAGCTTTCCTGGAACAGCGCCAGGATGTTCAGCACGGTTTCCGGGCTGTCCACGCCCAGCCATGCCACCGCATAGGCGGTGGGCAGCGGGTGCAGCTTCAGCACCGCGCTGGTGATGATGCCCAGCGTGCCTTCGGCTCCGATGAACAAATGCTTGAGGTCGTAGCCCGTGTTGTTCTTGCGCAGCGCGTATCGACCGTCCCACAGCGTGCCGTCGGGCAGCACCACTTCCAGGCCCAGCACGTTGTCGCGCGTGTTGCCGTAGCGCAGCACGCTGGTACCACCAGCGTTGGTGGCGATGGTGCCGCCTATCTGGCTGGAGCCTTCGGCCCCCAGGCTGACGGGGTACAGGCGGTTGGCGGCAATCGCGGCTTCCTGCACGGTTTGCAGCACGCAGCCAGCTTCGACTTCCATGGAATTGTTGGCAGTGTCGACGTTCAAGATCTTGCGCATGCGCGACAGGCCGATGATGACCGGGCGCTGGCCGGTGGCCGAGGGCACGGACCCGCCGCTCAGGCTGGTGTTGCCGCCCTGGGGCAGCACCGGCACGCGTTGCGCGCTGCACAGTCGCACGACGTCGGCGACTTGCGCGGCGGTGCGCGGCAGCACGACGCACGCGGCTTCTTCGCGGAAGCGGCCCCGCCAGTCTTCTGTGTACGCAACCGTGGCACCAGGCCCTTGCAGGACCGCATCGGGGCCGAGAAGTGCGCTGAGGGTGTCGGGCAGGTTCATCGTGCGTTCCTTGTTTGCACCGTTTTGGTTCACCTGGTCGCGGTCTTTTGCGATTGGGTTTTTCGATGCAAGTCCTATGCCAAGTAATCTTATAGAGAACGTATTAATTGATATGCGATTAATACGTGTTAATGGGATGTGAGTATGCCGCCGATGCGAGGCGCTGGATACGAGGGAATACGTGGGTTTTGATTGGATGTTGCGGGGTTATGAAGGGGAATGCTCTCCCCGCCCGGCTTGATGGTGCTGCTGCGTTGAAGCTGGCGCTGGATGGTGCTTGCGGCTTCGGATTGGTGCGATTTTTGTGGCTATTGGCTGGGATGGTGTGCTGCGGTTGGAGTGGTTGCGGGTAGGTGTTTTTGTTCTTTTGCCAGTCGCGGGTGGTGGGGCCGGCTCGTCTGCCCCGCTGGACTTTCGCGTCGGGACTCCCGCCCTCCACGTCGGCCAGAAGGGCAGCCGAGCCGGCCCCACCACCCACGCCTTCAAAGACGTTTGGTTAAAAGCGCATGCCGCCTTTGGGCGAGTGCTGATCTTCTGACTGTTTGGTGCTGTGAACGGTTCTCGGCATGCGTTGGCCACCATTCTTGATCGCTACGCGGCTGGCCTTCGGGACTGGCTGCCCAGGTCGCCACGAAGCGAGTCAGCGGCTCACGCATCGGGCCGTATATCAGGGGCCTTTCAGGGCAGCGCCACGCAAGAAGAATTGCGCTTCTGCTTGGTGGTGGGGTGACTTGGAAGCGGGTGGCCGCGCACCAGGTAATGCGACGAAAAGGCGGGGCGCTGAAAGTTGACGCTTTAAGGGCTGTGCATTGAACGTTCGGGGCGGGGAGGGGCGTTCTAAGCGTGATGGATGTTCGACGCGGTGATGACGGCGGTAAGTGATAGCGAACGCTGATGATGCTGGGCGCTTACAAGAGCCTCCGCAGTTGAGCACCAGGCTGCCGACGCTTATGTGGTGTTGCTCTTGCCGCAAGACAGGCGCTTCGATCAACGCGCAGCACAAGCGTTTTCATGCAATTAGCCGCCAGCGTCACGATCGTCGTGGCCGCTCTCTGCATGCTGTGATGCGGCGGCCACCCGCTTCGGTGTCACCCCACCACCAAGCAGGCGCGCAAATATTCTTGAGTGGCGCTGCCGTAAAAGGCTGCTGAAGAACCAACCGAATCGTAAGCCGGAGAAATCGCTTCGTGGCGACCTGGCCAGCCAGTCCCGAAAGCCAGCCGCGTGGTGTTTAAGAATGGTGGCCAACAAATGCCGAGAACCGTGTCCAGCTCCAAGCAGCTAGCAGAACGGCAAACGCCCAAATGCGGGATTGGCTTTTAACCAAGCCGTTTTGAAGGCGTGG contains these protein-coding regions:
- a CDS encoding ABC transporter permease subunit; the encoded protein is MLGAPLVVLLLSLLVYPVAQLLLLSVQKGGEFSMASYMQLFSSSVYLNVLLITLKIAFWTTLFAVIAGYPVAYLISSWPQQKKGGLLFWVLLSFWSSFLVRAFAWIVLLGRNGVVNQLLLALGIVDAPITMLYTFGSTMVGMVHALMPLAVLTMLSVMENIDRSLPRAALTLGARPGSAFWRVYFPLSMPGVAAASIMVFVTALGFFIFPALLGGRRETMIAQIIIVQVEQTLNWGFAGAISVFLLIVVGAVFAVYDRVLGLSSITGTVADDRGPRARSRWAVALSEGVLNVLAKVSDGLASLLPKRRRGRREPGQSRGLLMVVLAILAFLSLPTILMIPLSFAGSSGLNWPPRGFSFLWYQQVLESPLWMQALTRSLIVGIGSGLLAMFIGTPAAFLLVRAKMRGKSLMLAFVLSPIIVPRMIIAVGMFYMFSKVGLAGTTLGLTLGHTVIAVPYVVMTMMAVLRNYDTRLDLAAQSLGARPSQVLRHVTFPILIAGLLSSFLFAFATSFDELTISLFASGGLNATLPKQFWDEVNLQISPVIAAVSTCLFVFVAALIWTADRLRRRSAAQ
- a CDS encoding alpha-hydroxy acid oxidase is translated as MLPAIKDYRALARRRLPRFAFDYLDGGAEDGRGLARNLAAYEQLLFNPRILRDVSTVDATVSLFGQVQSMPAVVGPTGLNGLYWPQAEETLARAAHAAGLPFAMSTASTSLLEDVRAATAGDLWLQLYVQQDRRIAEDMMRRAQALGFSTLMLTVDTMVHGKRDHDVRNRFKMPLRITPRLVMDVATHPRWCVRMLRQGGSPQLVNLAHSADVPVSMQAQAALMSRQMDMSLDWNAIAWMRSHWRGPVLIKGVLSVADSQLALRYGADGVVLSNHGGRQLESAPSPLEVLPAVVDAVGDKLDILVDGGIRRGDDIAKARALGAKAVLLGRAPLFGLAATGPQGVADVLQILREEFETALRLLGVPAARQLGESALSEDYRQRLARL
- a CDS encoding FAD-binding oxidoreductase; the encoded protein is MNLPDTLSALLGPDAVLQGPGATVAYTEDWRGRFREEAACVVLPRTAAQVADVVRLCSAQRVPVLPQGGNTSLSGGSVPSATGQRPVIIGLSRMRKILNVDTANNSMEVEAGCVLQTVQEAAIAANRLYPVSLGAEGSSQIGGTIATNAGGTSVLRYGNTRDNVLGLEVVLPDGTLWDGRYALRKNNTGYDLKHLFIGAEGTLGIITSAVLKLHPLPTAYAVAWLGVDSPETVLNILALFQESCSAQMSAYEMINAQQLDNVLQHMPGRRNPLTGKHPWHVLIELSDTGSAEALDTRLQQVLEQAMAREWVRDAVIAANHAQRATLWELRHSVSEANKKEGVGLTTDCAVPVSKVAEFIARATAAVHKIVPDMPVAVVAHMGDGNAHFIPFFSFDQWDAVADKTAMAHHVRHVVNEVSHELGGTFSAEHGIGQTLIGEMAHYKPAAELQLMHAVKRAIDPHGLFNPGRVLPPE
- a CDS encoding IclR family transcriptional regulator encodes the protein MHETERDKPAAAERSSLFIGSAEKTFQVLQAFDGPQRHMTLADIARAAGLDRSATQRVVYTLETLGYLRRIRGTRNYGLTPKVLQFSYNYICANELIDKASPYLLDVSRTLGETSNLQELDGNEVVFTARFPGRHMVNINIVVGSRLPALFTASGTVILSGLPEARRHEILAATDLTPVTPYTVTSPEALLRRINVAAEKGYAMCVNETVLGDICVAAPITDQHGMAIAAINVSVPTTRWTPESAEAELVPHVQVAATRISQAKIATASFF
- a CDS encoding YncE family protein, with amino-acid sequence MIHWKTPLTAIALAIALGACSQVPPKQASDTALTAPVAAQVQRQTLAQGLYELAYSPRLNAVFVASSGGFGATADASKVLRLNPQTLAVEGEIPLARKGFGVALDDAAGRLYVGNTVDTSVTVVDLNANKVIGVVQLQQKTKGADGKERYTHDLRELVVDQANQRLYVTGHSGDGSVMFVVNTRTLAVEKTIEGLGRAKAPGLVLDAAGGRLFTSNLLGEVVTIDTRTLQVAKRVNTGIEQPMNLVFDPATNRIFVTDQGAANIRSYQEKSIPGFKSTNPGSRVVVLDATSGKQLAEMPADGGPIGVVLDKSRQRLFIANRSGGTVQIFDSKTYQSLQSVSLPTHPNSLALDEKNGVVYTSVKIGEKDPKGSQESIARVKY
- a CDS encoding ABC transporter ATP-binding protein, translating into MPSSNLKISGLSKRYGDFVALAPIDLDVAQGEFLTLLGPSGSGKTTLLSLIAGLAQPDQGQMLINGADVTYVAPYERDIGVVFQNYALFPHMTVEENIAFPLKMRNIAPEQARKQAQEALELVRLPHLGKRFPKELSGGQQQRIALARCMVYRPSIILMDEPLGALDKKLRDHMQLEIKRIHRELGTTIVYVTHDQEEAMTMSDRICLMNGGRIEQLGTPGDLYFNPRTLFVADFLGESNLFEATISSVGADTIGVMLDQGRVPAKTAADGRPLTVGQKVRVMVRPQNLHLSRTPSVDMPGLSATVVDVMITGSLTKLYLSAPFAGDTPITVALPTSRQADSYRVGDTLSLHWQPADAVAIAE
- a CDS encoding ABC transporter substrate-binding protein, which gives rise to MTSSFNAPISRRSLLKAAAAGATALIAPAIWTPSRAATKRIVIRDDGGIYSQAYAKAFYKPFTEKTGIQVVPVQANAEPTAQIKGMVETGNYTWDMAKISQPAILILTSGEKQYLQKHGLESQPGVADIPAKYMSPYGVGTNVYTTVLAYRNEAFKGKKAPQSWADFWNVNDFPGRRSLRKHPFDTMEEALMGAGVPTDKVYPIDRDRAFASLDKIKPKIDVWWNSGAQVEQMLMSGEVDMVATWVSRPQQAMGKGADISIVWNQNLWGVDNWSILAGTPNADACREFIVYASDPKRQAIQAEFYPAGFTHPGALQYVDPAVAKNSPTNPDNMKNGLQIDARYWLENQAAVIERFNDWVLK
- the dapA gene encoding 4-hydroxy-tetrahydrodipicolinate synthase, encoding MDASRLRGVLPAIPTPVNADDTINVAATEALIAYLLKQGVDGIVPLGGTGEYGSLSRAERVKMAAACVKAVDGKVPVIPGVLDPGFHDAMQAGQAFADVGVDALMVLTPYYTNPTQQGVRDYFLRYADSSPLPILIYEIPYRTRVAINPALLHELSRHENIIGMKACNTDMYHFLQVMAGVDDSFAVLSGEDSLFPLHLAAGARGGIVVTASLLPRAWRNIYDLAVAGRTVDALAAHRALIPLMNLAFSETNPGPMKSVMDMIGVDAPRMLAPLVQAAPELEAKLRVELQKQLAISEV